A DNA window from Plasmodium vinckei vinckei genome assembly, chromosome: PVVCY_10 contains the following coding sequences:
- a CDS encoding rRNA 2'-O-methyltransferase fibrillarin, putative gives MWKGSNGGRGGGGDRGGRGGGGRGGGGRGGGGRGGGGRGGGGRGGGGNKDKGFKKGKVIVVPHRFPGVYLLKGKSDILVTRNLVPGESVYGEKRYEVMTDDEKIEYRVWNPFRSKLGACLMGGVGNMPIKPGSKVLYLGAANGTSVSHVSDMVGDEGIVYAVEFSHRSGRDLTNMAKKRLNVVPIVEDARQPIKYRMLVDMVDVVFADVAQPDQARIVAMNAHMFLKTGGWFVISIKANCVDSTAKPEVVFASEMEKLKKESCKPKEKLTLEPYHRNHAIVLGMYR, from the coding sequence ATGTGGAAAGGGTCTAACGGAGGCCGAGGCGGCGGCGGCGACAGAGGAGGAAGAGGTGGTGGTGGACGAGGCGGAGGAGGAAGAGGCGGAGGTGGAAGAGGAGGAGGTGGAAGAGGTGGCGGAGGAAGAGGAGGAGGAggaaataaagataaaggatttaaaaaaggaaaagtAATTGTAGTTCCACACAGATTTCCAGgagtttatttattaaaaggtAAATCAGATATTTTAGTTACAAGAAATTTAGTACCTGGTGAAAGTGTATATGGAGAAAAAAGATATGAAGTAATGActgatgatgaaaaaatagaatataGAGTATGGAATCCTTTTAGATCTAAATTAGGAGCATGTTTAATGGGAGGAGTAGGTAATATGCCAATAAAACCTGGAAGTAAAGTTTTATATCTTGGAGCAGCCAATGGTACTTCAGTTTCCCATGTATCTGATATGGTTGGTGATGAAGGTATTGTTTATGCAGTAGAGTTTTCTCATAGATCTGGTAGAGATTTAACAAATATggcaaaaaaaagattGAATGTTGTACCTATAGTTGAAGATGCTAGACAACCAATTAAATACAGAATGTTAGTAGATATGGTTGATGTTGTTTTTGCTGATGTTGCTCAACCAGATCAAGCACGTATTGTTGCTATGAATGCtcatatgtttttaaaaactgGTGGATGGTTTGTTATTTCAATTAAAGCAAACTGTGTAGATTCAACTGCCAAACCAGAAGTCGTATTTGCATCAGAAATGgaaaaacttaaaaaagaaagttGTAAACCTAAAGAAAAACTAACCCTAGAACCTTATCATAGAAATCATGCTATTGTATTGGGTATGTAtcgataa